CCTCTGTTGTCTCAATCCAAATTCCCAGAGAGAACTGGGTGGTGCCATCTCTGATGGAGAAGCACTGTGCTGATGATCAAGAATGTCAATCTTACCAGTTAGCTTCCTGGTGATGCAACAGGGGCTTTTCTCCCCCTTTAATTTGTCTTGGCAGGTGCAGCGGACAGTGGGAATGTCACATGACCGGCATATTGCTGCCACTGCACATACGCCACAGGGTTTCCTCATAGACTCCTCTCAGAATGTTCGGGGCCAGATTAACTTCTCTACCAAAGAGACAGGTCTGTTTTCATCACCACAGCTACTGTAATAGTCATTAAGTTTCTTTGAAACTGGGTCAAGAATGAGGAAAGTACTGAAATTACTTAAGTACCTGAGATGTAAAAGCTCTGGCTTTTTCACACAGGGATGATCAAATGGTAGGGGGACTAAACAGCCTTGAACACCAAAAACCAGCCTTCAACATCAACATCAAATCTTTCCTGGAGATTACTGGTGGCAGAGGACATTAAGCAGCAGGCAGTCTACTGGCAGATTGGGGCAGGGCCTCCAGGGTCCAGAAGCTCAATTTTTATCTCATTGTCTCCAAGTGATCAGGTTATGAGAAAGTCACCAAAACAGACCCACTTATAATACAGAATTCCAACTGACAAATGTATTCACAGGATAGCATTTCTAGTTATCAGAATACTTGAGCCAGTTACTAAACAGCAGACTCAGAATGAAAGGAAATGCATAGCCATGAAAATACCTACACCTCTACAACAAAGCACTTCTCCAGTCACAGGAAATTTCTATAGCCAGATGGAGTCTGTCCCCACCTTGGACAGCATGGGTCAGTTTTGTTTGGTCCGACGCCCCGTTCCCCCAAGACAGAGCACAAACTAGGGAAGGGgctgaaggaaagggagaagtagactctccactgagcagggagcccgtaGCGcagcgggactccaggatcatgccccaagctgaaggcaaatccttaaccagttgagccacccagatgtccccagcaCGGGGTAGTTTTAATTGCCCTCTCTACCAACCAGGAACCAGGTGTACGGGAAAAAGACAATGTTTCTCAACCAGGGCATAAAACAATCCTTCATTGTGTAGCACAGAATATTCAACACTCTAGGATATTTAGCATCTTTGGCCCCTTCATGCCAGTAGTGCCTTCCAGTCATTTCGACAATCAAATATGGGGCCAAACCTTTCTAATCCCACTCTGCCccactcccacacacacacaggtagcaACCCCAGTTAAGAGCCAGCCCTTGTACATATCCTAAACCATCAGTTCCTGTACAAACCACCTTGTAGAAATTACTCCGGCAGGATAGCTtttcacatcatttttttctcatttcaaattcAAGATGGCATCCCCCAGCTCTAATGAAGTACAAGAAGCAGGCAAACACCATGCTCTTAATTTCAACTCATTTTGCTAAGCAGAAGAGCTTCAATAGATGTGAGAAACATAAGTTGAAAAACCTGGAGAAAACATGGTTTCCAACCTAGTATAGAACTAACttgcttaaatttatttacaaatttactAATTTATAGAACTAAGTTACTACTATTTAGCAAGACAATATTGTAACATACTTAGTAAAATAAGTTTCATGGAAGATCATTTAAGGTCTTCCACATCAAAAACTGGATCTTTGTACTTCCTAAGTAAAAATAAGGTACAACAGTAGTACCTTTAATACTGGTAAACAAGTATCTCCAGGGAAATCTAGAGGGTGGTAGATCAACAAAGGCTGGAGATTTAGTAATGATCTAGGGATTCCTACAGGTTTTTATCAGCTTTGTctaaaaaatcagcaaaaccaCTTTGGTTCTGTGCAAGTGTACCTCAATTTTGGAGTCTTCTATGAGGGGCCTGAGATGGACCACaaacagaagaatgaaagaaagcgGCTGAATGATACTCTGGATGCAATTGAGGTAACTATTTTATAGGAGAAACATCTGTGGAAACACCCTTGGAAATCCATAATATCATCTGAGTGAAGGCTCATTTGGGGAAGAAACCAAATAAGCATGGGGATCTAAAGCCTTTTGGAACTCGGAGCTCTTCAAATTCCTCACTTGTTTTATAACAGACGTTGGCAAACTATGGCACACAAACCACATCTGGCACACTGCCTGATTAACATagaattcaccattttaaaatgtgcaattctgtggtttttagtatattcccaAGGTCTTGCAACTATCGCCAGCATCTAATTCTAGAAtagtttcagggcagccccggtggcgcagcggtttagtgccgcctgcagtccagggcgtgatcctggagaccctggatcaagtcccacgtcaggctctctctgcatggtgcctgcttctccctctgcctgtgtctctgcctctctctctctgcatctctatgaataaataaatattttaaaaaatagaatagtttcattaccccaaaaagaactccatacccattagtcattcttccttcccccacccccctagTCCTGGGCAATCCTTCATTAATTAactttgtttctataaatttgcctattctgtacattgtacaagtgaaatcatacaatgtggCCTTTGTTTCTGGCTCCTTCCACTTGGTCTTGTCAAGGTTGATCCATATTGTAGCATCTGTtagtatttcatttccttttatgggTAATATTCTCTTCTAGgactataccacattttgcttatccattcatgagctggtagacatttgggttgtccactttttggctattatgaataacacaTACCCATGAAGTTTTTGTGTGTACATGTAGACCAAGAAGTGGTATAATCTGGTGGGTCATAGTATCTCTGTTTTAACTGTAACTGCTGTTTCCCAGTGGCTaaaccattttacactcccaccagcagtatcttttttttttttttttttaaagatttatttatttatgatagacacacacagagagagaggcagagacacaggcagagggagaagcaggctccatgccaggagcctgatgcgggacttgatcccgggaccccaggattgcgccctgggccaaaggcaggcgccaaaccgctgagccacccagggatccccccaccagCAGTATCTGATGGTttcaatttctctacattttcGCCAACACGTCACCACTGTCTCTTTTATTACAGCCATCCTACTGGCTGTGGAGTTGTACTTTGCGGTTTTGAATGGTCTCCCTAATGGCTAAGGACAttgagtgttttttgttttgttttgttttgctttgcgtCTTATGTTTTTTGACCATtcgtagatcttctttggagaactctTCAAaacctttactcatttttaaattgggttgtctttttattgagttgtaagtttttttatatattctggatatgtcTCTTATCAGGTAACTGATTTGCAGACATTTTCTCCATTCTGTGgaatgtcttttcactttctcgAGAGTATTTTTCAATGCACAAAAGCCCATTGTTTGTTTCTGTAAGTGAAGTTTCACTGAAACACAGCTCTGCTCATTTGACAGTTACACATGACTGCTTTTGTGCTAACAGTAGCAGAGTTcggtagttgcaacagagactgcttgcctgcaaagcctaaaatattgacTGTCTGGTCCTTTAATAAGAAGCTTGCAGGCCCTCATCTTCTACCATACACAAAGAACAGAAGACATCACTGGAATGGCAACGATGTACGGAGTACGTGTCTAAATCTAGAAATACTCTGGTAAGAGCTTTCTGGTTTCAGcactgaaatttttcattataaaatcatGTCC
The Vulpes lagopus strain Blue_001 chromosome 10, ASM1834538v1, whole genome shotgun sequence genome window above contains:
- the TMED6 gene encoding transmembrane emp24 domain-containing protein 6 isoform X1, producing MFPLLFGAGLVVLNLVTSARSQKTEPLSGSGDQLLFDGADRSDFAIMIPPGGTECFWQFARQTGYFYFSYEVQRTVGMSHDRHIAATAHTPQGFLIDSSQNVRGQINFSTKETGFYQLCLKNQQNHFGSVQVYLNFGVFYEGPEMDHKQKNERKRLNDTLDAIELHMTAFVLTVAEFGSCNRDCLPAKPKILTVWSFNKKLAGPHLLPYTKNRRHHWNGNDVRSTCLNLEILWRVHGRCRTISFTCGDTTTLPA
- the TMED6 gene encoding transmembrane emp24 domain-containing protein 6 isoform X3; protein product: MFPLLFGAGLVVLNLVTSARSQKTEPLSGSGDQLLFDGADRSDFAIMIPPGGTECFWQFARQTGYFYFSYEVQRTVGMSHDRHIAATAHTPQGFLIDSSQNVRGQINFSTKETGFYQLCLKNQQNHFGSVQVYLNFGVFYEGPEMDHKQKNERKRLNDTLDAIEKLAGPHLLPYTKNRRHHWNGNDVRSTCLNLEILWRVHGRCRTISFTCGDTTTLPA